Part of the Zea mays cultivar B73 chromosome 4, Zm-B73-REFERENCE-NAM-5.0, whole genome shotgun sequence genome is shown below.
GGGAAGAAGACACGTACAAACAAATGCGCTGACGAACAGACAACTAAAGGGCCGCTTCTATGAAGCATGCAGAATTCATGCATACACATTACACAACACGGGAACATATATCTCCATGATTGAACATCTTATTTTTCTAACTGTCTTGATCAATGTATTTCCAGCTTCCCTTTGTGCGTCATGGCTCCCAATCTCCCATTACAAACTACTTGAGTCTTGGTGTTGGTGTGGTGCATGCATGCAATGCCATTACATCAATGGTGAACCCCGGGCCAAACCCCACCATGAACCCCCACTCACAGCTCCCTTCCTCGTGGTCTTGCTGGCGACGGCGTATAACCTCATCAAGGACAAATATCAGAGTTGGGCCCACCATGTTACCGTACTCGCTGAACACCTGCCGGCTGGCCGCCAACTTCTCGgccgaattttttgcattttgatCCTTCATTcgaaaaaaattcacgtttggaccctagaaaattttaatgtcatttttggaccctttactcggcgccgtagcctatggcgccgaggtaacacagctcggcgccataggctatggcgccgaggtacgcgctgcgttggcacaaacggacgtcgtggcgccgacgtggtaccgagctcggcgccatagattttGGCGCCGAGCTCCGTTCTGTACAAaaaacttgtctagctcagttggtaaaaTACAAGGCTCTTATACTTGTGGTTGTGGGTTCAAGCCCCATGGTGGATGTTTTTtaatactttttgtctttgtcacttatttatttttttgttgtccatatttttcgtttatatcgctgatttgtccgtcctgatttatttctcgtccagttttatttttgtgactgatttgtttattcgtccaGATTTTTTTTATCCGGCGAGCACAGCAGCTGTATATGCAGTAAATTCTAAAATATATCATCCATGAGACAAGTATACAATGGAGTATACTTTTATTTAGTGCAGAAGAAAAAAAAGATGAATATGTGTGCTTCTTTTTACTGGGAATATGTTATTATGTATTTAAAATTTATGTTCAAAAGAATTCAATGAaaatataatatttttatttgatCACGATTGAAGTAAGAGTGTTCTTATTTGATTTTTATTGTGGTTAGTTGAGCAAAAAATTGGAGAAGTTGACGGCTTGTGAGCACTGTGGCACACAGCTGCTGTGCTCACCGGATAAAAAAATCtggacgaataaacaaatcagtcacaaaaataaaactggatgagaaataaatcaggacggacaaatcagcgaaataaacgaaaaatatggacaacaaaaaaaTAAATAAGTGACAAAAACAAAAAGTATTAAAAACGCCCACCGTGGGGttcgaacccacgaccacaagtTTAAGAGCCTTGTATTTTACCAACTGAGCTAAACAAGTTTTCTGTACAGaacagagctcggcgccaagatctatggcgccgagctcggtaccacgtcggcgccacgacgtccgtttgtgccaacgcagcacgtacctcggcgccatagcctatggcgccgagctgtgttacctcggcgccacaggctacggcgccgagtaaagggtccaaaaatgacattaaaattttttagggtctaaacgtgaatttttttccgatgaaggaccaaaatgcaaaaaattcggaCTTCTCGGGCTCTAGCCTGAGAGCCGTCGTGAAGGTGTCCATGATCCTGGGGCCACCCGGGTGAACCACCCAGAAGAGGTTATTCCAGCCAACACTACCAATGCCGAGCGGCGACATCGTGTTGATCAGGCACCGCTCGATGTTGTCACCCAACTTTTTTGGATTTTAGCCTTTTTTGAGTTTTTTTTTGCACAACTATACCCTTtacagtttcatttcaaaaaatggaccccaacctcggcgccatcatcattggcgccgaggtaacacacatCGACGCCAGTACCATTGGCGCCAACTTTTCCTACGTGGCAGCCGATGTGGCAAGTCccagggggtcggcgccatagatcttggcgccgacccccctTGACGGTGGGGTCCGGTGCTATCCaggggggtcggcgccaagatctatggcgccgaccccctggGACTTGCCACATCGGCTGCCACGTAGGAAAAGTTGGCGCCAATTATGTTGGCGCCActatgtgttacctcggcgccaatgatgacggcgccgaggtaagggtccattttttgaaatgaaactacaAAGGGCATAATTGTGCAAAAGAAACCCTAAaagggctaaaatgcaaaaaagtTGGTGTTGTCACCGACCTCCGCCGCCAGCTCTCCAAACTCGAGGCGGTACTCCAGGCCGCAATTGGTGAGCTCGGCAGCAACCGCCCGCTCTGAGCGGGGCACTGTGGCCTGCGACGCTGAAACCATCTCAAAGATTGGGCGTTCAACGGGTTCTTGCGGCCGGCTTCCGACAACAACTGCGCCGGCACCGTCACCGAAAATGGCGTGGCCGATGATTCCGTAGCGGTGTGCTTCGTTAGGAACTGTGTAACTATCCACGACGCTCCACATGTCCGCGCAAGCGACGAGGACTCGTGCTCCGCGGTTATTCTCGGCGATGTCCTTGGCAATGCGGAGCGCGGCTGAGCTGCCAGTGCAGGCGTGAAAGCCGATCACCGTGCGCTGCACTGTGCTGCTTAACCCGAGAAGGGAAGCGATGCGGAGATCGATGTGGGGCAGTTGAGCACTGCTGCTGGTGGCGAAGATGAGGTGCGTGATGTCTCCGGCCGGGCGGCCCCATTCGGCAATGGCTTTCTCTGCGGCAGCAGCCACAAGCCGTGGCATGGCACTGGCTACGATGGCTAGCTTGGCTTCCAGACTTGGAGCTGTAGGGTCCAACAACTCGGGGTGCTCACTGAAGAGCTCCTCGTTGACTTGCAGGTAGCGTTGTTTTACCATCATCTTCTCACCTGAGAGGCATGTAAACATGACATCATGGTAAATGCATTTCCGATTACACAGACACTTTGGGTTCTGAAAAGGATTTTAACTCTCCGGCTACAACTGTTTGAGAACAATTTAGCTATATTTTTAATGTACAATTTAGCAGTTGTGACCGGCAGCGGCCGCTATAGCCCACCTCAATCTGCACATTTAATTTGTAGCTAGAGATGTTTTTATTTTTTAAGAGAAGGGGCTCCATCTATATCCGCCTCAACAAATGGATCCTGAGGCGTCTCTGTGGGTCTATTTGGTTGGACTGTGTCTGTGAAAAAAACTATTGTTATATATGGGCTATGAAAAAAATGTTATTGAATGTAAGTGGTAAAAAATGAAAATTGTTTGGTGAAATTGACCGTGGTTGTGGGAGTGGTGGACAAGCGGGCACCACGGTTATCAATTGGGGGCGATGGAATTGAACAAAGCAGTATTTTTCACTTACCAGTGGTAGCCACGTAGTATTTACAAAGTTTTTCTACCTTGAAAGTCGCTAAAAGTAGATCTAGAGATGCTTACAATTTTGCACAGTGAAAAAGCCAGCTGTGGAAAAAATGTTACTCGCTGACACAGGGCTTTTGGTTTGGCTTTGGCTTGTGGGGGTGGAAGCCACACCTAAaggccaaaccaaacacaccctacatTTAGCTAGAGAATTCAATCTATATACCACTTTTGAAGAGGTGGATCAAAACAATCCCACTACTAAGAATATGGTTCCAAGATATACCACTCCTAAATCACTATGTCTTTAAATAATACCATGATAGGTGCTATTCTCTCTCTTTATTCACTCTAACCAAGTTTTAACACTAAATTTCTTGCGCTTTGACCCCCTCACTCTACAAATCTAATCGTGCGTCCACGCGAAGAACACCAAAAAACACGATCTAGACATCTCACTAAAATAATGTAATACACTTAGATTAAAAACAAAATATTAAAAAACAGAAAATGTTTTAATTAGATGTATCTAAAATATTATGTTGACATGTACTCTGATTATGTGATGGAATTTTATGACTTATAATCGTTATTGTGCATTTGATTATGGTTTAATATTTTTAATCTATTTATATTACTCCTTTTGTCCTAAATTAGTATTTGTTTTAGCTCTTGGTTTTTATGTGTATGTTCAAATGTACGATGATGAATTTAGACACATACACAAAACCATACATCAATTATTGTATAAATCCGTTAAAAGCctaaaacaaattttaatttgAGATAGAGGGAGTATAATAGTTTGATGGATGTCTAAATCAAAATTTCCCATGTGTTCCTTCACACAGGCACGCGAGTGGGTTATTATAGTGAGAGACAAATCGGACAAAGCACATGAAATTTAGTATTAAAACTTGATTAGAGTGGAGAAAGAGAGGGCTTAGCAATTATCAAGGCATTGGAGTGGTATATCTTGGTTCTTGAACCCCTATTTTTAATAGTGGTGTTCCTTAGATCCACGTTTTTAAGAGTAGGCGTGCTTATTTTCTAGAGCTGAAAAGCGGCCAGAGCAAGGCCAAGCATCTGCATCAGCTAAAAAAGACCTGGAGCTAAAAAAAAGGGTACCATTAGGAAGATAATTAAGATTTTCTAGTCTCCTTTATTTATAGATAACAAGGGACACGATTGATTTTGATAAA
Proteins encoded:
- the LOC109946089 gene encoding phenylpropanoylacetyl-CoA synthase, which translates into the protein MAVRRPGNNNLSSDLEQQWRNGGGPACVLGVGTANPANCVQQDEYTDWYFRITKSDHLTDTKATMKKMCEKMMVKQRYLQVNEELFSEHPELLDPTAPSLEAKLAIVASAMPRLVAAAAEKAIAEWGRPAGDITHLIFATSSSAQLPHIDLRIASLLGLSSTVQRTVIGFHACTGSSAALRIAKDIAENNRGARVLVACADMWSVVDSYTVPNEAHRYGIIGHAIFGDGAGAVVVGSRPQEPVERPIFEMVSASQATVPRSERAVAAELTNCGLEYRLEFGELAAELGDNIERCLINTMSPLGIGSVGWNNLFWVVHPGGPRIMDTFTTALRLEPEKLAASRQVFSEYGNMVGPTLIFVLDEVIRRRQQDHEEGSCEWGFMVGFGPGFTIDVMALHACTTPTPRLK